GATCCCGCGTCCGTCGCTGTGGTCGTTCCCTGCGCGACATTTCATCTGTGGCAATATTAAAAAATCCCTAAGGAAGTCTGGTTATGCTCGGCAAACTTACCCGCCTGTTCCCGCTCTGGGCCGTGCTGCTCTCGGTCGCTGCTTATTACTCGCCCTCCACCTTTCTCGGTATCGGTCCATGGGTCACCTATCTGCTAATGCTGATTATGTTCGGCATGGGCGTAACGCTCAATATTGATGATTTCAAACGCGTGCTGGTGCGTCCGGCGCCGGTAATTGCTGGCACCTTTCTGCACTATCTGGTGATGCCACTGGCTGCCTGGGGCCTGGCGAAACTGTTCCAGATGCCGCCGGACCTGGCAGCGGGCATGATTCTGGTCGGCAGCGTGGCGAGCGGCACCGCATCTAACGTGATGATCTATCTGGCGAAGGGCGATGTGGCGCTGTCAGTCACTATCTCATCGGTGTCAGCGCTGGTGGGCGTATTTGCCACGCCGCTGCTGACGCGCTTCTACGTTGATACGCACATTCAGGTTGATGTGGTTGGCATGCTGCTCAGCATCGTGAAAATCGTGGTGATTCCGATTAGCCTCGGCCTGATTGTCCACCACTCCATGAACAGCGTGGTGCGCCGCGTTGAGCCTTATCTGCCAGCGTTCTCCATGCTCTGTATTCTGCTGATCATCAGCGCGGTGGTGGCGGGTAGCCAAAGCTTTATTGGTTCGGTGGGTTTGATGGTGATTGTGGCGGTGATTCTGCACAACGCGATTGGTCTGCTGGGCGGGTATTGGGGCGGCAAACTGTTTGGCTTCGACGAATCCACCTGCCGCACGCTGGCGCTGGAAGTGGGCATGCAGAACTCCGGCCTGGCGGCGACGCTGGGCAAACTCTACTTCTCGCCGCTGGCAGCACTGCCGGGCGCGCTGTTCTCAGTGTGGCACAACCTGTCAGGTTCGCTGCTGGCTGGCTACTGGTCGGGTAAACCGATCGATAAACAGCAGAAATAATCGCGGTCGCCTTGAACAGTGGTCGCCATGAATGGCGACCCTACGATCGCACCGGTTTGTCGTAGGGTGCGCATTTATGCGCACCATTTTGCATTACAGCTTCAGATAAGTACGAATCCCATCCAGGAACATCTGCGTTGCCAGCATAATCAAAATCAAACCCATCAGGCGTTCCAGCGCGTTAACACCTTTATCGCCGAGCAGGCGTAAAAATAGCCCCGACATCAGCAAGATCGCCACCGTTACGCCCCAGGCAATCAGCAGCGCGCCAACCAGATGCGTCATCTGATTGGGATATTGATGCGACAACAGCATCAATGTCGCCAGCAGTGACGGGCCAGCCACTAAGGGAATTGCCAGCGGCACGAGGAACGGCTCTTCGCCGGCCGGCAAGCCGCTGGTGCTGGTTTCGGCGGAGGGGAAAATCATGCGGATGGCGATCAGGAACAGAATGATACCGCCGGAGATCGACACGGTTTCGGTGCGCAGGTTGAGAAACGTCAGAATGCGTTCACCGGCGAATAAAAACAGCAGCATCAGGGCCAGCGCGATCAGCATTTCACGCATCAGCACCACGCGGCGGCGCTTAGGTTCCAGATGCTTCAGTACCGACATAAAGATCGGCAGGTTGCCCAGCGGGTCCATAATTAACAGCAGCAATATGGTCGCGGATATCATCTCAGTCATGTCAGGTAAACCATCCTATCTATTTGGCCGGGGCCATTATTAGTTGTATTGCTGAAAAAGTTAGCGCAATCGAATTAATTCACTTGCCAGAAAGGCTGCATTTTGTAGAGTTGACGGTCATAGGTAAACCTGATTATTACGCAGACGGGCAGGATTATCCGGCCCGTCTTTTCCTCGCACCACTTAGGGCTTCCTTCGAGAACACCCGAGACGGACAGAAAATGAAGAATGTAGGTTTTATTGGTTGGCGTGGCATGGTCGGCTCAGTGCTGATGTCACGTATGAGCGAAGAACGTGATTTTGATGTCATCAATCCGGTCTTTTTCTCCACGTCACAGCTTGGTCAGGCGGCGCCGACGTTCGGCGGTAAGTCGACCGGTGCGCTGCAGGATGCTTTTGATATTGAGGCGCTGAAGGCGCTGGATATTATTATCACCTGCCAGGGCGGTGATTACACCAGTGAAGTCTATCCGAAGCTGCGCGAAAGCGGCTGGCAGGGTTACTGGATTGATGCGGCTTCCACGCTGCGTATGAAAGATGACGCCATCATCATTCTCGATCCGGTCAACCATAACGTGATTCGTCAGGGCCTCGACAACGGCATCAAAACCTTCGTCGGCGGTAACTGCACCGTCAGCCTGATGCTGATGTCGCTGGGCGGCCTGTTTGCCAACGATCTGGTTGAGTGGGCTTCGGTAGCCACTTATCAGGCGGCATCCGGCGGCGGCGCACGCCACATGCGTGAACTGCTGACGCAGATGGGCATGCTGCACGACCATGTTGCCACCTCGCTGCAGAACCCCGCTTCGGCGATTCTGGATATCGAGCGTAGCGTCACTGATTTCACCCGTTCAGGCACCTTGCCAACCGATAATTTCGGCGTACCGCTGGCGGGCAGCCTGATTCCATGGATCGACAAGCAGCTGGATAACGGCCAGAGCCGCGAAGAGTGGAAAGGTCAGGCGGAAACCAACAAAATCCTGCGTACCAGTAGTGTGATTCCGGTTGATGGCCTGTGCGTACGCGTTGGCGCACTGCGCTGCCACAGCCAGGCATTTACCCTGAAGCTGAGAAAAGATCTGCCGCTGAGCGAAATTGAACAGCTGCTGGCTTCCCACAACGAGTGGGTGAAAGTGGTGCCAAACGATCGCGACATCACCATGCGTGAACTGACGCCAGCTGCCGTCACCGGCACGCTGACTACGCCAGTGGGGCGCCTGCGCAAACTGAACATGGGGCCGGAATACCTTTCCGCCTTCACCGTAGGCGATCAGTTACTGTGGGGCGCGGCTGAACCGCTGCGTCGCATGCTGCGTTTGCTGATCGACTAAGCGCAGCGGCAAACCAGACAGGCCGGGGTTTCCCGGCCTTTTTTGTGTCATCCAGGCTGCAAAAAATCGTACAAATTGCGCCTGACAAGTGATCCGCTTCCCTTTTTTGCTCGCCCGACAACAATTTTTCGCAATCCTCCATGGCTTCTGCCATCCCCAAGCTATGATTTAACAGAGATGTGCCGGTTGTTAACTGTTTTCGTTTTTTCGAACTGAATGGTTTGTTGTACACGGCGATGATCTTTCCCACGGACGGTTGTGTCCTCGCGGTGTACCTATGGCTCAATGAAAAGCAGCGCACCCGAGGCGATAATCCTGCCGACTCTGGTCGCCTGCGCAAAATCATAGGAAGAAAGTCATGTCAGAGCTTCCCGATCGCCAGGCGATCAATGCCCTTTTTGCCGGGAATTATGCCGATCCCTTTTCCTTACTGGGGATGCACCAAACTGCCGCAGGCCTTGAAGTTCGCGCGCTGCTGCCCGATGCCTCCGATGTGTGGGTGATTGAAACCAATACTGGACGCAAATGCGCCCAGCTGACCTGCCTTGACTCACGCGGCTTCTTTTGTGGTGTGATTCCGCGCCGTAAAAATCTGTTTGGCTATCAGCTGGCGGTGAACTGGCACGGCCAGCAAAACCTGATTGATGATGCCTATCGCTTTGGCCCGCTGCTGGCCGAAATGGATGCGTGGCTGCTGGGCGAAGGTACGCACCTGCGTCCTTACGAAACCCTTGGCGCGCACGGCACCACCATTGATGGCGTGCACGGTACGCGCTTCGCCGTCTGGGCACCGAACGCGCGTCGTGTGTCGGTGGTGGGCGAATTCAACTTCTGGGATGGTCGACGCCATCCGATGCGTTTCCGCCGTGAACTGGGCGTCTGGGAACTGTTCGTGCCGGGCGCGGTGAATGGCCAACTGTATAAATTTGAAATCGTGGATAATTCCGGCCAGATGCGCATCAAAGCCGATCCTTTCGCCTTTGAAGCACAGATGCGCCCGCAAACCGCTTCGATGATCTGCGGCCTGCCGCCGAAAACCGAGATGCAGCCGCAGCGCAAAGCCGCAAATGGGTTCGACCAGCCGATTTCGATTTACGAAGTGCACCTCGGCTCGTGGCGACGTCATACCGATGACAACTTCTGGTTAAGTTACAAAGAGCTGGCGGAACAGCTGATTCCCTATGTCAAAGAGATGGGTTTTACTCACATCGAATTGATGCCGATTAACGAGCATCCGTTCGATGGCAGCTGGGGCTATCAACCGCTTGGCATGTATGCGCCTACACGCCGTTTCGGTACGCGCGATGAGTTTCGCCACTTTGTCGCGGCCGCGCATGATGCCGGCATCAACGTGCTGCTCGATTGGGTGCCGGGCCACTTCCCAAGCGATGACTTTGGTCTGGCGAAATTCGACGGCACCGAACTCTACGAACACAGCGATCCGCGCGAAGGTTTTCATCAGGACTGGAACACGCTGATCTACAACTTCGGGCGTCGCGAGGTGAGCAATTATCTCTCCGGTAATGCTTTGTACTGGATGGAACGCTTTGGTATTGATGGGCTGCGCGTCGATGCGGTGGCTTCGATGATCTACCGCGACTACAGCCGCGCCGAAGGTGAATGGGTACCCAACCAGTTTGGCGGCCGTGAAAACCTCGAAGCGATTTCGTTCCTGCGGCACACCAACCGCATATTGGGCCACGCCGCACCGGGCAGCGTGACGGTGGCGGAGGAATCTACCGACTATCCCGGCGTCACGCGGCCATCGGAAGATGGCGGCCTCGGTTTCTGGTTCAAATGGAACCTCGGCTGGATGCACGACACGCTGGATTACATGAAGCTCGATCCAGTGCATCGTCGCTACCATCACCAGCTGATGACCTTCGGTATGCTCTACAACTACACCGAAAACTTCGTGCTGCCGCTGTCGCACGACGAAGTGGTGCACGGCAAGCGTTCAATCCTCGATCGCATGCCGGGCGATGCCTGGCAGAAATTTGCCAACCTGCGCGCCTACTACGGCTGGATGTGGGGCTTCCCGGGTAAGAAGCTGCAATTTATGGGCAACGAATTTGCTCAGGGGCGCGAGTGGAACCACGACAGCAGCCTCGACTGGCATCTGCTGGAAGGCGAGGATAACTGGCACAACGGCGTGCAGCGTCTGGTGCGCGATCTCAACCACACCTATCGCCACTTCACGCCACTGCATCAGCTCGATTTCGATGGGCAAGGTTTTGAGTGGCTGGTAGTCGACGATCACGAGAATTCGGTGTTTGTCTTTGCGCGCCGCGATCGCGAGGGCAACGAAATCATTGTAGTGAGTAACTTCACGCCGGTGGCGCGAAACAGCTATCGCTTTGGCGTTAATCAGCGTGGCGGCTGGCGTGAAATAATGAACACCGACCAGCACGACTACCACGGCAGCGACACGCGCAATCACGGCGTGGTGCACACCGATGAGATTGAAAGCCACGGTCGGCCGCAATCGCTGAGTTTGACCTTGCCACCGCTGGCAACGCTTTGGCTGGTGCGGGAGAGCGACTGATGCTGGAGCGGGGGCAGCCGAAACCGTTAGGTGCACATTACGATGGGCAGGGCGTTAATTTCACGCTGTTTTCCCAGCACGCCGAGCAGGTCGAGCTGTGCCTGTTTGACGCGCACGGTGCTGAGCGCCGTTTTCCGCTGCCCGCGCGTAGCGGTGACATCTGGCACGGCTATTTTCCTGCGCTAAAGCCAGGCCAGCGCTATGGCTATCGCGTACACGGTCCCTGGGCACCACAGCTAGGGCATCGCTTCAATCCTGCCAAGCTGCTGGTCGATCCCTGCGCCAAAGCGGTGGCGGGCGATGTATTGGACGATGCGCGTTTTCACGGCGGCGAACGTGAGCCTGATAACCAGGATAACGCCGCTGTCGCGCCGAAATCCTTAGTGATCGCTGAAGATTTTGACTGGGAAGCGGATCAACCGTTGCGCACGCCGTGGGGCAACACGGTGATTTATGAAGCGCACGTGCGTGGCTTAACGCAGCAGCATCCGGAAATTCCGGAAAGGCTGCGCGGGACTTATGCGGCGCTAGGTCATCCTGCTATGGTGAAGTACCTGCGTCATCTGGGAATCACCGCGCTGGAGTTGTTGCCGATTGCCCAATTCACCAGCGAACCGCGCCTGCGCCGCTTAGGGTTGAGCAATTACTGGGGCTATAACCCGTTTGCTCTGTGGGCGGTGGATGCACGTTACGCATCCGGTGAGAACGGTTTATCACCGCTGCAGGAGTTTCAGCAGGCAGTGAAAGCGCTGCATGCGGCGGGCATTGAAGTGATTCTGGATGTGGTGTTTAACCATACCGCTGAACTGGAAGAGATCGGGCCGACGATTTCCCAACGCGGCGTGGATAACGCCAGCTATTACTGGCTTGATAACAACGGCAATTATCAAAACTGGACCGGCTGCGGCAACACCCTGAACCTTAGTCATCCACAGGTGATGGAGTGGGTGCTGGAAGCGCTGCGCTACTGGGTGCGCACATGCCACATTGATGGCTTCCGCTTTGACCTTGCCAGCGTGCTGGGCCGCACGCCGGCGTTTCAGCAGGATGCGCCGCTGTTTGCCGCCATCAAAGCATGTCCGCTGCTCTCGCAGGTGAAGCTAATTGCTGAGCCGTGGGATATCGGTCCCGGCGGTTATCAGGTAGGCAATTTCCCGCCGGACTTTGCCGAGTGGAACGACCATTTTCGCGATGCGGCGCGCCGTTACTGGCTGCATGGTCAGCTGAATAACGGCGATTTTGCCCGCCGTTTTGCCGCATCCAGCGACGTATTTCAGCGTGAGGCGCGTCTGCCGCATGCCAGCATCAATTTGATCACCGCGCACGACGGCTTCACGCTGCGCGATGTGGTGAGCTTCAACAACAAACACAATCAGGCCAACGGAGAAGACAATCGTGATGGCAGCAGCAGCAACTTCAGCCATAACCATGGCAAAGAGGGGCTGCAGGTCAACTTCGATATTGTCGAACGGCGGCGGCGCAGCGTGCACGGCTTGCTCACCACGCTGCTGCTGGCGCAAGGCACGCCGATGCTGCTGGCGGGCGACGAACGCGGTCACAGCCAGCACGGTAACAACAACGCCTATTGCCAGGACAATCCGCTCACCTGGCTCAACTGGCAACACGATGATTTTGGACTGGTCGACTTCACTGCTGCGTTAATCCGCCTGCGCCAGCGCATCCCTGCGCTGACGGCGGATCGCTGGTGGCAGGAGGGCGATGGCAACGTGCAGTGGTGTAATGCCAGCGGCAAACCACTGGAAAAAGAGCAGTGGGAACAGGGGACGCACAGAATGCAGATCCTGCTCTCCGGCCGCTGGTTAATAACAATAAACGCCACGGAATCGGTGAGTGATATCGCCTTACCAGACGGAGAGTGGCGTGCCATTCCTCCTTTCGCCGGGGAAGATAACCCCATCCTGACAACTGTCTGGCACGGTCCCGCACACGGTGTGTGCGTGTTCCTAAAGCAATCATAAGGAGTCAGACATGGTGAAATTAGATAGAACAGATCATCTGATGCTGGCGCGCCAGCTCCCTACACAAACGGTTGCCTTGATCCTTGCTGGCGGGCGCGGTACGCGCCTGAAAGATCTCACCGCGAAACGCGCTAAACCTGCCGTGCACTTCGGCGGCAAGTTCCGCATCATCGACTTTGCGCTGTCCAACTGCATCAACTCGGGCATCCGGCGCATCGGCGTGATCACTCAATATCAGTCACATACGCTGGTGCAGCACATCCAGCGCGGCTGGTCGCTGTTTAATGAAGAGATGAACGAATTTGTCGATCTGTTGCCCGCGCAGCAGCGTGCCGCCACCGAACATTGGTATCGCGGTACCGCCGATGCGGTGACGCAAAATCTCGACATTATTCGCCGTTACAACGCGCAGTACATCGTGATTCTCGCCGGGGATCACATCTACAAGATGGACTACTCGCGCATGCTGCTCGACCACGTCGATCGCGGTGCCAAATGCACCATCGCCTGTTTGCCGGTGCCGCTGGCCGAAGCCACGGCGTTTGGCGTGATGGCGGTCGATGCCGAGAACAACGTGATCGATTTTGTGGAAAAACCGCCGCAGCCGCCGTCAATGCCGGGTGACGACAGCCGAGCGCTGGCCAGCATGGGCATTTACGTGTTCAACGCCGATTATCTGTATCAGCTGCTGGAAGAAGACCTGCAGGTGGCCGATTCCAGCCACGATTTCGGCAAAGATCTGCTGCCAAAAATCGTGGCCAGCGGCGAGGCGTATGCGCACTCATTCACGCTCTCTTGCGTGCAGGTTGATGAAAACGCCGAGCCGTACTGGCGCGATGTCGGAACGCTGGAAGCTTACTGGCGCGCTAACCTCGACCTGGCTTCCGTTACGCCAGAACTGGATATGTACGACCACAGCTGGCCGATTCGCACCCATATGGAGCCGCTGCCACCGGCGAAGTTTGTGCAGGATCGTTCCGGTAGCCACGGTATGACGATGAACTCGCTGGTCTCTGGCGGCTGCATCATCTCCGGCTCGGTGGTGGTGAACTCCGTGCTATTCCCACGTATCCGCATTAACTCGTTTTGCAATATTGATTCAGCTGTATTGCTGCCCGATGTGGTGGTTGGCCGATCGTGTCGTCTGCGTCGCTGCGTGATCGATCGCGCCTGCGAATTGCCAGAAGGCATGGTCATTGGCGAAAACCCCGATGAAGACAGCCGACGTTTTTACCGTTCAGAAGAGGGCATCGTACTGGTGACGCGCGCCATGCTGGCCAAATTGGCCGGAGCGGTCAGTAAGTGACGAAAGAGCATAGAGATAATTGCCGCGTGGAACGCATGCGATAACAATAGGGGTTCAGGATGCTGGTTTTACATGTCTGTTCAGAGCTTTTCCCGCTGTTGAAAACGGGCGGATTGGCTGATGTGGTCGGTGCATTACCACAGGCGCAAATCGCCGAAGGAGCGGATGCGCGGGTGCTGATTCCCGCTTATCCGGATCTGCGTAAAGGGATTCCTGATACTGAAATTGTGGCGGAGCTACAAACTTTTGCCGGGCCGGTTCGTTTACTTTTTGGACAATTTAACGGCGTTGGTATTTATTTAATTGATGCGCCGGGACTGTATGAACGTCCCGGCAGTCCTTATCACGACACATCGCAATTCGCTTATGTGGATAATTACCTGCGTTTCGCGCTGCTCGGCTGGATGGGTGCGGAGATTGCCAGCGGGCTGGATATGAACTGGCAGCCCGATATCGTGCACGCGCATGACTGGCATGCGGGCTTAACCTGCGCCTATATCGCGGCGCGCGGTGGCCCGGCGAAAACGGTGTTTACCGTGCATAACCTGGCCTATCAAGGGCTGTTTTCCGCGCGCCATCTGGATGAAATACAGATTCCGCGCGCCTTCTTCGACATGCATGGGCTGGAGTTCTTTGGGCAAATTTCCTACCTCAAGGCGGGACTGTTCTATGCCGATCATATTACGGCGGTCAGCCCCACTTATGCGCTGGAAATTACCCGACCGGAGTTTGGTTACGGCATGGAGTCGCTGCTGGAACAGCGGCTGCGCGAAGGGCGGCTTAGCGGGATTCTGAACGGTGTCGATCCGGGGATTTGGGACCCGGCGCATGATTTACTGCTCACCGCGCGCTACGACAGCGAAACGCTGGAGAGTAAAGCTGAAAACAAACGCCAGCTGCAGATTGCCATGGGCTTGAAGGTCGATGATAAAGCGCCGGTGTTCTGCGTGATCAGTCGTCTGACCAAACAAAAAGGGCTGGATCTGGTGCTGGAAGCGCTGCCGGGTTTGCTGGCGCAGGGCGGGCAGCTGGTGCTGCTTGGCCAGGGCGATGCCGAGCTGCAACAAGGTTTCCTCGCCGCAGCGGCGGAACATCCGGGTCGCGTGGGCGTGCAGATTGGTTACCACGAAGCCTTCTCGCACCGCATTGTTGGCGGCGCGGATGTGATCATGGTGCCGAGCCGCTTTGAGCCGTGCGGCTTAACTCAGCTTTACGGCTTGAAATACGGCACGCTGCCGCTGGTGCGTCGTACCGGCGGGCTGGCGGATACGGTGCAAGACAGTTCACTGGAAAACCTGGCAGACGGCGTCGCCAGCGGCTTTACCTTTGAAGACAGTAATGCCTGGTCGCTGCTGCGGGCGATTCGGCGCGCATTTGTTCTGTGGTCTCGACCTGCACTCTGGCGTTACGTTCAGCGGCAGGCAATGGGGATGGATTTTAGTTGGCAGGTGGCAGCACAAGCCTACCGCGATCTTTATCAACGTTTGCTGTAATGAGAGATTGGGATACTTGATATGAATGCACCTTTCACCTATGCCTCACCCACGCTGACGGTTGACGCGCTGAAGCACTCAATCGCCTATAAGCTGATGTTTACTATTGGTAAAGATCCATCGATCGCGAATAAGCATGAGTGGCTGAATGCCGCGCTGCTGGCGGTGCGTGATCGCATGGTGGAACGCTGGCTGCGCTCCAGCCGCGCGCAGCTCTCGCAGGATGTGCGGCAGGTTTATTACCTGTCGATGGAGTTCCTGATGGGGCGTACGCTCGGCAACGCGTTGCTGGCGATGGGCATTTATGACGATCTCAATCAGGCGCTGGACGAGATGGGACTCGACCTCAGCGAGCTGATGGAAGAGGAGAACGATCCCGGCCTCGGCAACGGCGGCTTGGGACGTTTAGCGGCCTGCTTCCTCGATTCGCTCGCCACGCTCGGTTTACCGGGGCGCGGCTACGGCATTCGTTACGATTACGGTATGTTTAAGCAGAATATTGTTGACGGCCAGCAGCGCGAATCGCCGGATTACTGGCTGGAATATGGCAATCCATGGGAATTCCAGCGCTTTAACACGCGCTACAAAGTACGTTTTGGCGGCCGTTTACAACATGAAGGTGCGCGGGTGCGCTGGGTAGAAACCGAAGAGATCGTAGCGATGGCTTACGATCAAATCATCCCCGGATTTGACACTGATGCCACCAACACGCTGCGCCTGTGGGGCGCGCAGGCCAGTAACGAAATCAATCTCGGTAAGTTCAATCAGGGCGATTACTTTGCCGCAGTGGAAGATAAAAACCACTCGGAAAACGTCTCGCGCGTGCTCTATCCCGATGACTCAACCTATTCCGGTCGCGAGTTGCGCCTGCGTCAGGAGTATTTCCTCGTCTCCTCGACGGTGCAGGATATTCTCAATCGTCACTGGCAGATGCATGAAACCTGGGACAATCTGCCGGACAAAATCGCCATCCACCTCAACGATACCCATCCGGTGCTGGCGATCCCTGAACTGATGCGTCTGTTAATCGACGAACAGAAGTTCAGCTGGGACGATGCGTTTGAAGTGACTTGCCAGGTGTTCTCCTACACCAACCACACGCTGATGACCGAAGCGCTGGAAACCTGGCCGGTGGATATGATCGGCAAGATCCTGCCGCGTCATCTCAGCATTATCTTTGAAATCAATGACTACTTCCTGAAAACCATCCAGGAATACTATCCGGATGATTGGGATTTGATGTCGCGCATCTCGATCATCGACGAAAACGACGGCCGCCGCATCCGCATGGCGTGGCTGGCGGTGGTGGTGAGCCACAAGGTCAACGGCGTGTCGGAGCTGCACTCCAACTTGATGGTGCAATCGCTGTTCGCTGACTTCGCGCGGCTGTTCCCTGGCCGTTTCTGCAATAAAACCAACGGCGTGACGCCACGTCGCTGGCTGGCGCTGGCCAATCCGGCGCTGTCTGAGGTGCTGGATGAGGCGATTGGTCGCAACTGGCGTACCGATCTCGGCCAGCTCAACGAACTGACGTCGCAGGTCGACTATCCGGCCTTTATCGAGCAGATCGCCGATGCCAAATTCGCCAACAAAAAACGCCTGGCGGATTGGGTGGCGAAAAACATGGATATCGTGCTCGATCCGCATGCGCTGTTTGATGTGCAGATCAAACGTATCCACGAATATAAACGTCAGTTACTCAACGTCCTGCACGTGATTACGCGCTATAACCGCATCAAGGCCGATCCCACCGCTGAATGGGTGCCGCGTGTGAATATCTTCGCCGGCAAGGCCGCTTCGGCGTATTACGTGGCGAAGCACATCATCCACTTGATCAACGACGTCGCCAACGTGATCAACAACGATCCGCAGGTGAAGAACAAGCTGAAGGTGGTGTTCATTCCCAACTATGGCGTGAGCCTGGCGCAGATCATTATTCCTGCGGCGGATCTCTCTGAGCAGATCTCCACTGCTGGCACCGAAGCATCGGGCACCAGTAACATGAAGTTTGCGCTTAACGGCGCGTTAACAATTGGTACGCTGGATGGCGCCAACGTTGAGATGCTGGATCATGTCGGCAAGGAGAACATCTTTATCTTCGGTAACACCACGCCGCAGGTCGAGAAGCTGCGTACCGACGGCTACAACCCACGTAAGTATTACGAGGACGATCCCGAGCTGCATCAGGCGCTGACGCAAATTGCCAGCGGCGTGTTCAGTCCGCAGGAGCCAGGCCGCTACCGCAATCTGTTCGATGCGTTGGTGAACTTCGGCGATCACTATCAGCTGCTGGCGGATTATCGCAGCTATGTGGACACGCAGGACAAGGTGGACAAGCTTTATCGTCAACCGGATAAGTGGCAACGCAGCGCGGCGCTGAATATCGCCAATATGGGGTATTTCTCGTCGGACCGAACCATTCAGGAGTATGCGGATGAAATCTGGCACATTTCGCCAGTGAGGTTGTAAAGCGGGGAATTCCTGAACCAGGTCGCCATGAATGGCGACCCTACCAAACCGCACTGAACCATTGTAGGGTCGCCATTCATGGCGACCAATGTGTTCAGGTTTTAAGGATTACTTCAAAGTAATGCTCTTCACGATCTCATCAGCATCGCTCTGTGCCTGCTGCTGGTTATCCGCTGGCAAGGTAATTTGCAGCGTCAGCAGTTTGCCGTCCACTTTCGCCAGAATCACTGAAGACCATGAAGTCTGGTTGTTGGCAGCAATCACCGTATCCAGCTGCTGAGCCGGCTGATCTTTCAACGTAACCGCTTTGTTCGACACCACCTGCAGCTGCGGATCGCGGCTGCGCTGCTGCTGTTCCAGACGCTGCGCCAGCGCATCAAGCGCTTCGTTAGTTGGATCGCCTGCAATCACGATAATTGCGCGCTGCCCGGTTTCGTCGGCATAGACGTGCATGTTGGTCGATTCAGAGCCGAGTTTGCCGCTCTTGTCAGACATGCCCGCCGGCAGTGAGAAGCTCAGCTTGCCGTCCATCAGATTAACCGTCTGAGCAGACTGGCTGGCGCTGGCACCGTTACTGTTTGCTGCCGCATCATCTTTCTTCTGGTCACATGCCGCCAGGCCGATCACCAGCAGGCCAATACCCACATATTTCACTACGTTACGCATTCTTTTCCCTTTTACATGATTCCAGTCGTTTAGGTTTATAGCCTAAATAATTCAAGCGGCAGAAAGGCGGTAAGCGCGTGAACCCATGAGCTTACATGAGTAAGTGATTAGGTGAACGCGCGCAGCCAACGCATCTGCCGTTTGAAGTATGACGGCTA
The sequence above is drawn from the Pantoea nemavictus genome and encodes:
- the glgC gene encoding glucose-1-phosphate adenylyltransferase: MVKLDRTDHLMLARQLPTQTVALILAGGRGTRLKDLTAKRAKPAVHFGGKFRIIDFALSNCINSGIRRIGVITQYQSHTLVQHIQRGWSLFNEEMNEFVDLLPAQQRAATEHWYRGTADAVTQNLDIIRRYNAQYIVILAGDHIYKMDYSRMLLDHVDRGAKCTIACLPVPLAEATAFGVMAVDAENNVIDFVEKPPQPPSMPGDDSRALASMGIYVFNADYLYQLLEEDLQVADSSHDFGKDLLPKIVASGEAYAHSFTLSCVQVDENAEPYWRDVGTLEAYWRANLDLASVTPELDMYDHSWPIRTHMEPLPPAKFVQDRSGSHGMTMNSLVSGGCIISGSVVVNSVLFPRIRINSFCNIDSAVLLPDVVVGRSCRLRRCVIDRACELPEGMVIGENPDEDSRRFYRSEEGIVLVTRAMLAKLAGAVSK
- the glgA gene encoding glycogen synthase GlgA; translated protein: MLVLHVCSELFPLLKTGGLADVVGALPQAQIAEGADARVLIPAYPDLRKGIPDTEIVAELQTFAGPVRLLFGQFNGVGIYLIDAPGLYERPGSPYHDTSQFAYVDNYLRFALLGWMGAEIASGLDMNWQPDIVHAHDWHAGLTCAYIAARGGPAKTVFTVHNLAYQGLFSARHLDEIQIPRAFFDMHGLEFFGQISYLKAGLFYADHITAVSPTYALEITRPEFGYGMESLLEQRLREGRLSGILNGVDPGIWDPAHDLLLTARYDSETLESKAENKRQLQIAMGLKVDDKAPVFCVISRLTKQKGLDLVLEALPGLLAQGGQLVLLGQGDAELQQGFLAAAAEHPGRVGVQIGYHEAFSHRIVGGADVIMVPSRFEPCGLTQLYGLKYGTLPLVRRTGGLADTVQDSSLENLADGVASGFTFEDSNAWSLLRAIRRAFVLWSRPALWRYVQRQAMGMDFSWQVAAQAYRDLYQRLL
- the glgX gene encoding glycogen debranching protein GlgX, with product MLERGQPKPLGAHYDGQGVNFTLFSQHAEQVELCLFDAHGAERRFPLPARSGDIWHGYFPALKPGQRYGYRVHGPWAPQLGHRFNPAKLLVDPCAKAVAGDVLDDARFHGGEREPDNQDNAAVAPKSLVIAEDFDWEADQPLRTPWGNTVIYEAHVRGLTQQHPEIPERLRGTYAALGHPAMVKYLRHLGITALELLPIAQFTSEPRLRRLGLSNYWGYNPFALWAVDARYASGENGLSPLQEFQQAVKALHAAGIEVILDVVFNHTAELEEIGPTISQRGVDNASYYWLDNNGNYQNWTGCGNTLNLSHPQVMEWVLEALRYWVRTCHIDGFRFDLASVLGRTPAFQQDAPLFAAIKACPLLSQVKLIAEPWDIGPGGYQVGNFPPDFAEWNDHFRDAARRYWLHGQLNNGDFARRFAASSDVFQREARLPHASINLITAHDGFTLRDVVSFNNKHNQANGEDNRDGSSSNFSHNHGKEGLQVNFDIVERRRRSVHGLLTTLLLAQGTPMLLAGDERGHSQHGNNNAYCQDNPLTWLNWQHDDFGLVDFTAALIRLRQRIPALTADRWWQEGDGNVQWCNASGKPLEKEQWEQGTHRMQILLSGRWLITINATESVSDIALPDGEWRAIPPFAGEDNPILTTVWHGPAHGVCVFLKQS